A stretch of Flavobacterium sp. N2270 DNA encodes these proteins:
- the pepT gene encoding peptidase T — MQHIIDRFISYVTIDTESDPNSETTPSTAKQWDLANKLVEELKAMGMQEVTIDENAYIMATLPSNVEHEVPTIGFVAHFDTTPDFTGANVKPQIIENYDGKDIVLNAEQNIVLSPNYFEDLLLYKGQTLITTDGTTLLGADDKAGITEIMSAMEYLIQHPEIKHGKIRVGFTPDEEIGRGAHKFDVEKFGCEYAYTMDGSQIGELEYENFNAAGAKITFKGKSVHPGYAKGKMINSMLLANEFISALPANEVPEKTSGYEGFFHVHHLDGSLEETVLQLIIRDHDKAIFEARKELIHTIAAKMNQQYAAQFGEDICIAEVNDQYFNMREKVEPVFHIVEIAEKAMKELGITPLIKPIRGGTDGSQLSYKGLPCPNIFAGGHNFHGKYEYVPVESMVKATEVIVKIAELTAKK, encoded by the coding sequence ATGCAACACATTATTGACCGCTTTATAAGCTATGTAACTATAGACACAGAATCAGATCCAAATTCAGAAACAACACCAAGTACAGCTAAACAATGGGATTTAGCTAATAAATTAGTAGAAGAATTAAAAGCAATGGGAATGCAAGAAGTTACCATTGACGAAAATGCTTACATTATGGCAACTTTACCTAGTAATGTGGAGCATGAAGTTCCTACAATTGGTTTTGTAGCTCATTTTGATACCACTCCTGATTTTACAGGTGCCAATGTAAAACCTCAAATTATTGAGAATTACGACGGAAAAGATATTGTTTTAAATGCTGAACAAAACATCGTTTTATCTCCAAATTATTTTGAAGATTTACTTTTATATAAAGGTCAAACTTTAATTACTACCGACGGAACTACGCTTTTAGGAGCAGATGATAAAGCTGGGATTACCGAAATTATGTCGGCAATGGAATATCTAATTCAGCATCCAGAAATTAAACACGGAAAAATTAGAGTTGGGTTTACTCCTGATGAAGAAATTGGTCGTGGAGCACATAAATTTGATGTAGAGAAATTTGGTTGTGAATACGCTTACACCATGGATGGAAGTCAAATTGGCGAATTAGAATACGAAAACTTTAATGCTGCCGGAGCAAAAATTACATTCAAAGGAAAAAGTGTTCACCCAGGTTATGCAAAAGGGAAAATGATTAATTCTATGCTTTTGGCAAACGAATTCATTTCTGCTTTACCTGCAAATGAAGTCCCTGAAAAAACATCGGGTTATGAAGGTTTCTTTCATGTTCATCATTTAGATGGAAGTTTAGAAGAAACGGTTTTACAATTAATTATTCGTGATCATGACAAGGCTATTTTTGAAGCAAGAAAAGAATTAATTCATACTATTGCTGCAAAAATGAATCAACAATATGCAGCACAGTTTGGTGAAGACATTTGTATTGCAGAAGTAAATGATCAATATTTTAATATGCGTGAAAAGGTAGAACCTGTTTTCCATATTGTTGAAATTGCAGAAAAAGCAATGAAAGAACTAGGAATTACTCCATTAATTAAACCAATTCGCGGTGGAACTGATGGTTCTCAATTATCTTACAAAGGCTTACCTTGCCCAAATATTTTTGCTGGTGGACATAATTTTCATGGAAAATATGAATATGTTCCAGTAGAAAGTATGGTAAAAGCTACCGAAGTAATTGTAAAAATTGCAGAATTAACTGCTAAGAAGTAA
- a CDS encoding YdeI/OmpD-associated family protein gives MEKNPWNKTNQWNNELEVLKAIVVKTNLKEVIKWGGPVYTHNRKNVIGIGGFKSYFGIWFFNGVFLKDEKKLLVNAQEGITKSLRQMRFNSIDEIDEKTILNYINEAILIEEKGLVIKPTKKEQITSPYLNDIFIKNNELQLAFSEFTPYKQKEFIEYIESAKQEKTKLIRLEKIKPMILSNIGLNDKYRK, from the coding sequence ATGGAGAAAAATCCTTGGAATAAAACGAATCAATGGAATAATGAACTTGAAGTTTTAAAGGCAATCGTTGTTAAAACAAATCTTAAAGAAGTAATTAAATGGGGCGGTCCTGTTTATACTCATAATAGAAAAAATGTAATTGGAATTGGAGGTTTTAAGTCCTATTTTGGTATTTGGTTTTTTAATGGAGTTTTTCTTAAGGATGAAAAAAAACTATTAGTCAACGCCCAAGAAGGCATTACAAAGTCATTACGCCAAATGCGTTTTAATTCAATTGATGAAATTGATGAAAAAACAATTTTAAACTATATTAATGAAGCCATTTTAATTGAAGAAAAAGGCTTAGTTATTAAACCTACGAAGAAAGAGCAAATTACTTCACCTTATTTAAATGATATTTTCATTAAGAACAACGAATTACAACTTGCTTTTAGTGAATTTACACCATATAAGCAAAAGGAATTTATTGAATATATTGAAAGCGCTAAGCAAGAGAAAACAAAACTAATACGATTAGAAAAAATAAAACCGATGATTCTTTCGAATATCGGTTTAAATGATAAATATAGAAAATAA
- the rimK gene encoding 30S ribosomal protein S6--L-glutamate ligase: MKIAILSRNSNLYSTKRLVEAGEKLGHEMHVIDHLKCDLVIEKKNPTIVYKNQRLQGFDAIIPRIGASVTFYGTAVVRQFEMMKVFTAVESQALVRSRDKLRSLQVLSRAGLGLPKTVFTNDTKNVEAVISEVGGAPLIIKLLEGTQGLGVVLAENDKAAESVLEAFHGLQARVIVQEFIKEAGGADIRVFIVDGQVVGAMKRQGKEGEFRSNLHRGGTAELIELTDEEETAALKAAKAMGLGVAGVDLLQSARGPLILEVNSSPGLEGIERATGQDIAKKIIKYISRNV, from the coding sequence ATGAAGATTGCGATTTTATCGAGAAACTCAAATTTATACTCTACTAAAAGACTTGTTGAAGCTGGTGAAAAACTGGGACATGAAATGCATGTTATAGATCACTTAAAATGTGATTTAGTAATTGAGAAAAAAAACCCAACAATTGTATATAAAAACCAACGTTTACAAGGTTTTGATGCAATTATACCTCGTATTGGTGCTTCTGTGACTTTTTACGGTACAGCAGTAGTGCGTCAGTTTGAAATGATGAAAGTATTTACAGCGGTAGAATCTCAAGCATTAGTTCGTTCAAGAGATAAACTGAGAAGTTTACAAGTTTTGTCAAGAGCAGGTTTAGGTTTACCAAAAACTGTTTTTACGAATGATACTAAAAATGTTGAAGCAGTTATTAGTGAAGTTGGAGGGGCACCATTAATCATTAAATTATTAGAAGGAACACAAGGACTTGGAGTGGTTTTAGCAGAAAACGATAAAGCAGCAGAATCTGTTTTAGAAGCTTTTCATGGTTTGCAAGCAAGGGTAATTGTACAAGAGTTTATTAAAGAAGCAGGTGGAGCAGATATTCGTGTATTTATTGTAGACGGACAAGTGGTAGGTGCAATGAAACGTCAAGGTAAAGAAGGTGAATTTCGTTCAAATTTACATAGAGGAGGAACAGCTGAGTTAATTGAATTAACTGATGAAGAAGAAACAGCAGCTTTAAAAGCAGCTAAAGCAATGGGACTTGGTGTCGCAGGTGTCGATTTATTACAATCGGCTAGAGGTCCACTTATACTTGAAGTAAATTCTTCTCCAGGCTTAGAAGGAATTGAGAGAGCAACAGGTCAAGATATCGCTAAAAAAATTATAAAATACATAAGTAGAAATGTTTAA